The Deltaproteobacteria bacterium nucleotide sequence GTTTCAAGACTGATATTTCGAAGAAGTGTTCTGCCAATCCGCAATCCGCAGTCCGCAGTCCGCAATGCTTGAACTTTGAACTGAAAGTTCCTCATACCACCACCTCCTCAACAACATCCGTGACTAGCTTAGCAAGGCCCTGCCAGTGCATCAATGCACTAATTGGTTCAGGTCAAAAATCGGCAAGAGGATCGCCAACACAATGAACAAGATAATTCCACCCATCAGCAGAATCGTGAACGGCTCTAATAGACTGGTCACGCGCGAGAGGGCAACTGTCACCTCTTCGTCGTAGGCATCCGCAGCCCGCGCCAGCATACTTTCGAGTTCTCCACTGCGTTCCCCAACCGCAACCATTTGCGTGAGCAGTGCCGGGAACAAGCCACTACGTCCTAGTGGTGCCGCGAGGCTTTCACCTTCTTGGACACTTGCGCGCGCAGCTTCCACCGCACGACGTAACAGCGAGTTGCTTAACAGATGCGTCACGATTCCCAGCGCGGTTAAAATCGGTACTCCGCTGGCAAGCAACGTACTCATCGTACGTGCAAAGCGTGCGACATTGAGACGTTGGACAAGCTTTCCGACCCACGGGAGCCGTAAAAGCAGGCGGTCATACCGCTCCCGCCCTTTAGGCGTACGCACAAATCGTACAGCAATAAGCGTCCCGATCGCGAGCAGCAACAAGAGGGGCCACCAATAGTGCGCAAAGAAAGATGAACAACCAAGGAGAATGCGCGTCGCCAGCGGCAAAGGCCGTCCAGTCTCGGTAAAAATCTTTGTGACTTGCGGAACAACATAGGTCAGCAAGAATGTCAGGATAGCCAGCGACACAACAATCATGATTACCGGATAGGTCAATGCCGACTGTACTGTCCGCAACAGACGGGCCTGGCTCTCACTATAGTCTGCGAGCCGCGCCAAAACGGCGTCGAGGGTACCACTTTCTTCTCCGGCGCGGACCATGTTGACGTAGATGCCAGAAAACACCCGTGGATGCGCTTGTAAGGCATCGGCTAAAGAACGTCCTTCACGTACTTGCTGAC carries:
- the gspF gene encoding type II secretion system protein GspF, yielding MPIYAYTGLTSQGRAVAGVIDADSPKTARISLRRTGIFPTAVREEQTATATTNSRASDSISHGFERVSAQDLALLTRQFATLTKAGLPLIECLGTLIEQVEQARLKRVLTHVRQQVREGRSLADALQAHPRVFSGIYVNMVRAGEESGTLDAVLARLADYSESQARLLRTVQSALTYPVIMIVVSLAILTFLLTYVVPQVTKIFTETGRPLPLATRILLGCSSFFAHYWWPLLLLLAIGTLIAVRFVRTPKGRERYDRLLLRLPWVGKLVQRLNVARFARTMSTLLASGVPILTALGIVTHLLSNSLLRRAVEAARASVQEGESLAAPLGRSGLFPALLTQMVAVGERSGELESMLARAADAYDEEVTVALSRVTSLLEPFTILLMGGIILFIVLAILLPIFDLNQLVH